A single window of Taeniopygia guttata chromosome 1, bTaeGut7.mat, whole genome shotgun sequence DNA harbors:
- the SLC35A5 gene encoding UDP-sugar transporter protein SLC35A5 isoform X2 → MKAMAVLFSNFVIITTALLFRIVLKRRLSWVQWASLVILFLSIVALTRGTGGHQHSLAAHGFHHSIFFRPANHCLLATGPEEACAEKGNCAAPSFLHSFQWNVTSTMAGALKPLRLSLGHLLILVQCFVSALANIYNEKMLKDVDQLGESIFTQNSKLYAFGVLFNGLMLALQAKDRRQIGNCGFFYGHNIFSVALIFVTAFLGLSVAFILKFRDNMFHVMTAQINTVIITAVSFVIFDFRPSLEFFLEAPVVLLSIFIYNASKARGLEYATLRERGKLIKGDAWERSSGDGEEFERLNKPSSDIDTDEDSL, encoded by the exons ATGAAG GCAATGGCTGTACTCTTCTCAAATTTTGTCATTATAACAACAGCTCTTCTCTTCAGGATAGTGCTAAA GCGAAGACTCTCTTGGGTACAGTGGGCATCTCTGGTGATTTTATTCCTCTCCATCGTTGCCCTGACTCGAGGAACTGGAGGCCACCAGCACAGCTTGGCTGCACATGGATTTCATCACAGTATATTTTTTAGGCCAGCTAACCACTGCCTTCTCGCTACTGGACCTGAGGAAGCGTGTGCAGAAAAGGGCAACTGCGCAGCACCAAGTTTCCTTCACAGCTTCCAGTGGAATGTGACCAGCACCATGGCAGGAGCATTGAAGCCTCTCCGCCTCAGCCTGGGCCATCTGCTTATTCTAGTACAGTGTTTTGTGTCTGCCCTGGCTAACATCTACAATGAAAAGATGCTGAAAGATGTGGATCAGCTTGGGGAAAGCATCTTCACACAGAACAGCAAACTCTATGCCTTTGGGGTTCTGTTCAATGGGCTCATGCTGGCACTGCAGGCTAAGGACCGGAGGCAGATAGGGAACTGTGGCTTCTTTTATGGGCATAACATCTTCTCCGTGGCTCTTATATTTGTcacagctttcctggggctATCTGTAGCCTTCATCTTGAAGTTCCGAGATAACATGTTCCATGTTATGACTGCTCAGATTAACACTGTGATCATCACTGCTGTGTCTTTCGTCATCTTTGACTTCAGGCCTTCTCTAGAGTTCTTTTTGGAAGCTCCTGTTGTGCTTCTCTCCATATTCATTTATAATGCCAGTAAAGCAAGAGGCCTGGAATATGCCACTCTGCGGGAAAGGGGAAAACTCATCAAAGGAGATGCATGGGAGAGGTCAAGTGGG GATGGAGAGGAATTTGAGAGGTTGAACAAACCAAGCAGTGACATCGATACAGATGAAGATTCCCTCTAG
- the SLC35A5 gene encoding UDP-sugar transporter protein SLC35A5 isoform X3 — translation MAVLFSNFVIITTALLFRIVLKRRLSWVQWASLVILFLSIVALTRGTGGHQHSLAAHGFHHSIFFRPANHCLLATGPEEACAEKGNCAAPSFLHSFQWNVTSTMAGALKPLRLSLGHLLILVQCFVSALANIYNEKMLKDVDQLGESIFTQNSKLYAFGVLFNGLMLALQAKDRRQIGNCGFFYGHNIFSVALIFVTAFLGLSVAFILKFRDNMFHVMTAQINTVIITAVSFVIFDFRPSLEFFLEAPVVLLSIFIYNASKARGLEYATLRERGKLIKGDAWERSSGDGEEFERLNKPSSDIDTDEDSL, via the exons ATGGCTGTACTCTTCTCAAATTTTGTCATTATAACAACAGCTCTTCTCTTCAGGATAGTGCTAAA GCGAAGACTCTCTTGGGTACAGTGGGCATCTCTGGTGATTTTATTCCTCTCCATCGTTGCCCTGACTCGAGGAACTGGAGGCCACCAGCACAGCTTGGCTGCACATGGATTTCATCACAGTATATTTTTTAGGCCAGCTAACCACTGCCTTCTCGCTACTGGACCTGAGGAAGCGTGTGCAGAAAAGGGCAACTGCGCAGCACCAAGTTTCCTTCACAGCTTCCAGTGGAATGTGACCAGCACCATGGCAGGAGCATTGAAGCCTCTCCGCCTCAGCCTGGGCCATCTGCTTATTCTAGTACAGTGTTTTGTGTCTGCCCTGGCTAACATCTACAATGAAAAGATGCTGAAAGATGTGGATCAGCTTGGGGAAAGCATCTTCACACAGAACAGCAAACTCTATGCCTTTGGGGTTCTGTTCAATGGGCTCATGCTGGCACTGCAGGCTAAGGACCGGAGGCAGATAGGGAACTGTGGCTTCTTTTATGGGCATAACATCTTCTCCGTGGCTCTTATATTTGTcacagctttcctggggctATCTGTAGCCTTCATCTTGAAGTTCCGAGATAACATGTTCCATGTTATGACTGCTCAGATTAACACTGTGATCATCACTGCTGTGTCTTTCGTCATCTTTGACTTCAGGCCTTCTCTAGAGTTCTTTTTGGAAGCTCCTGTTGTGCTTCTCTCCATATTCATTTATAATGCCAGTAAAGCAAGAGGCCTGGAATATGCCACTCTGCGGGAAAGGGGAAAACTCATCAAAGGAGATGCATGGGAGAGGTCAAGTGGG GATGGAGAGGAATTTGAGAGGTTGAACAAACCAAGCAGTGACATCGATACAGATGAAGATTCCCTCTAG
- the SLC35A5 gene encoding UDP-sugar transporter protein SLC35A5 isoform X1 yields the protein MKLEWCSRLALCSKTTSQTFLLGGVFIALGSSRILLMKYSANEDNKYDYLPTTVNMCSEVVKLVLCVVLALWNRKKEKGCMDQLSECFSWKNVCNSMKWSIPAFLYFLDNLIVFYVLSYLQPAMAVLFSNFVIITTALLFRIVLKRRLSWVQWASLVILFLSIVALTRGTGGHQHSLAAHGFHHSIFFRPANHCLLATGPEEACAEKGNCAAPSFLHSFQWNVTSTMAGALKPLRLSLGHLLILVQCFVSALANIYNEKMLKDVDQLGESIFTQNSKLYAFGVLFNGLMLALQAKDRRQIGNCGFFYGHNIFSVALIFVTAFLGLSVAFILKFRDNMFHVMTAQINTVIITAVSFVIFDFRPSLEFFLEAPVVLLSIFIYNASKARGLEYATLRERGKLIKGDAWERSSGDGEEFERLNKPSSDIDTDEDSL from the exons ATGAAGTTGGAGTGGTGTAGTCGACTTGCCCTTTGCTCCAAGACAACCAGCCAGACCTTTCTGCTTGGAGGAGTGTTCATTGCGTTGGGCTCAAGTCGAATCCTCCTGATGAAGTATTCTGCCAATGAAG ATAACAAGTATGATTACCTTCCTACAACAGTGAACATGTGTTCTGAAGTAGTAAAACTGGTCCTATGTGTAGTGTTGGCACTCTGGAATAGGAAAAAAG aaaAGGGTTGTATGGATCAGCTCTCTGAAtgtttttcctggaagaatGTATGCAATTCCATGAAATGGTCAATTCCtgcctttctttattttttggatAACTTGATTGTCTTCTACGTACTGTCCTACCTCCAGCCA GCAATGGCTGTACTCTTCTCAAATTTTGTCATTATAACAACAGCTCTTCTCTTCAGGATAGTGCTAAA GCGAAGACTCTCTTGGGTACAGTGGGCATCTCTGGTGATTTTATTCCTCTCCATCGTTGCCCTGACTCGAGGAACTGGAGGCCACCAGCACAGCTTGGCTGCACATGGATTTCATCACAGTATATTTTTTAGGCCAGCTAACCACTGCCTTCTCGCTACTGGACCTGAGGAAGCGTGTGCAGAAAAGGGCAACTGCGCAGCACCAAGTTTCCTTCACAGCTTCCAGTGGAATGTGACCAGCACCATGGCAGGAGCATTGAAGCCTCTCCGCCTCAGCCTGGGCCATCTGCTTATTCTAGTACAGTGTTTTGTGTCTGCCCTGGCTAACATCTACAATGAAAAGATGCTGAAAGATGTGGATCAGCTTGGGGAAAGCATCTTCACACAGAACAGCAAACTCTATGCCTTTGGGGTTCTGTTCAATGGGCTCATGCTGGCACTGCAGGCTAAGGACCGGAGGCAGATAGGGAACTGTGGCTTCTTTTATGGGCATAACATCTTCTCCGTGGCTCTTATATTTGTcacagctttcctggggctATCTGTAGCCTTCATCTTGAAGTTCCGAGATAACATGTTCCATGTTATGACTGCTCAGATTAACACTGTGATCATCACTGCTGTGTCTTTCGTCATCTTTGACTTCAGGCCTTCTCTAGAGTTCTTTTTGGAAGCTCCTGTTGTGCTTCTCTCCATATTCATTTATAATGCCAGTAAAGCAAGAGGCCTGGAATATGCCACTCTGCGGGAAAGGGGAAAACTCATCAAAGGAGATGCATGGGAGAGGTCAAGTGGG GATGGAGAGGAATTTGAGAGGTTGAACAAACCAAGCAGTGACATCGATACAGATGAAGATTCCCTCTAG